The DNA segment ATGCGAGCGCGGCTCGGATCAGTCCTCCAGCGAACTCCATCGGGGACTTGTTGATCCCGAGAACGGCCACGAAAAGCAGCTGATCCTTTCTGCTCGATCTACTAAGGAATACCGGGCGAGATAAACCACGGCGACTGGTGACTTGGTAAGTTCAACGATTGAACAAACTCCTCTGTTTCCACTTGCAAAATTGCCACGAAAGTACCTTATTCTTCACCCCCTTCTAAATCGTTGCTTCGTCGCATATTCAAGAACGAACTCTATCGTAACAGCAAACAAGTTATTTCTAATTCCACGAAAAATATCAGACAGGATTTAAAAATTTACTGCTCCTTTTTTCATAATTTGCATTACTTCTCTTGATGCGTTACGATGTCAACTCAACAATTACGAAGTATGCTGCAATTGCTATCGTGCATTAGATTCGTTGGATTTCCCAATAGACAAATCAATTGATTTTCGTTCGGTGTTCGAATGAGTATCACCGTACTGCTAGGCAGAGTGAATTTAATATAAGAATTGACGAGAAGTCGTTTGGATTTCAGAGGTTCAGGGAGTAGTATCCTTGTGCATGAGACAGAAAATGTACACGTGTGTTGCACTGACCGTCGTCGCTCTAGCGAGCACGATGCACTTTGGCGTCGAGGCATGGGGTGGTCTCTTTAATCGTTTCAGCCCGGAAATGCTGTCAAACCTTGGCTACGGCAGTCACGGCGACTACATGACCAAGACAGGATTGTATCAGGTATGAAAGAAGTAATTTCGGGGCGTGTAAACTTTCATCGACGTCGAGGGGACTCTTTGGAACTTTTTGCCGCAGTACGACCGGCGTACGATCGATACGTTATCTTTACAGTATTACGTACAATTTACGTGCAACGTTTTATGTTACGAGCAACTCCCACGAGAGGAATGCCGTCGGTCTTGCTTCGACGTTAATTACCAATTAGACTAAAACGATTTCGTCGCACGCCCTCTCGTTAAATCACACAACGCGCGTACGCTGGATCGGGGGAATTCGTTTGTAACACGTAATCGTGAAAACGTGCACGTTCTCCATTAAGCGTTAATTTATGATAGCCGAAGACATGACCTGCTCCACTTTCGGTGGCGCCACGCAATATTTGATTGCACGTACGCGCGTCGCATCTAACGTCGTACGTTTCGTTTCAAGCGTCCATTGTCAAACGGCTACGGAAATTCTTACGGCGACTCCCTGGAAGAAGTCGATCCGTGCTACGAAAGGAGGTGCACAGCTAACGAGCACTGCTGCCCCGGTTCTATTTGCATGAACGTAGACGGAGGTAATTTTCCGCGGCCGCGGAAGTACGCGCGCGACGATTCTAAAACGTACATCGTTCGATGGTAACCGTTCGCCTGGTATTCCAGTGATGGGCCACTGCGTTTTCGAATTGGGGCAAAAGCAGGGCGAGCTGTGCAGAAACGACAACGACTGCGAAACTGGGCTGATGTGCGTCGAGGTAGCCGGTAGCGAGACTCGTTCGTGTCAGCCGCCAGTGACTTCGAACAAGCTATATAGTAAGTGCGGCTTCGCATCGAACACTTTTACAGGACAGGAATTTATAGGCGATCGTTAAAAGGTCAATTCACAAACGGTTACgtcaaaaaggaaaaaagacccGCTTACGTAAGGACCGATATATTTTATGCCACTAAATTTAGAAAATTCTATTCCCGATTGTTGCAGACGAGGAGTGTAACATGTCTGGCGAGTGTGACATCACTCGTGGTCTGTGCTGTCAACTCCAAAGACGCCATCGACAAACACCGAGAAAGGTACGCTCTTGCGATCCATATCGGAACGATCGCACATCCCTTTGCGAAAATCGTATCGCCACGAATTCTTTGAATATCTTTGTTTTCCGTTAGGTATGCTCGTACTTCAAAGACCCTCTGGTCTGCATCGGGCCAGTTGCAACGGACCGGATAAAATCTGTGGTACAGTACACTTCCGGCGAGAAACGGATCACCGGACAGGGGAATCGAATCTTTAAACGGGTTCCTTTCGCCTAAAAAGTTTCGTCGTACCTCGTGAACCGGTGAGAATGGAAGGCGTGTCTACGTAAATCAAATCCTCCTTATCATTACACGGGAAACTTA comes from the Xylocopa sonorina isolate GNS202 chromosome 1, iyXylSono1_principal, whole genome shotgun sequence genome and includes:
- the Spab gene encoding space blanket, giving the protein MRQKMYTCVALTVVALASTMHFGVEAWGGLFNRFSPEMLSNLGYGSHGDYMTKTGLYQRPLSNGYGNSYGDSLEEVDPCYERRCTANEHCCPGSICMNVDGVMGHCVFELGQKQGELCRNDNDCETGLMCVEVAGSETRSCQPPVTSNKLYNEECNMSGECDITRGLCCQLQRRHRQTPRKVCSYFKDPLVCIGPVATDRIKSVVQYTSGEKRITGQGNRIFKRVPFA